The DNA sequence CAGCTTCAGGACAAGGCGATCCCCGGGGCCGTGGCGGAGCGGCTTCCGTCCGGAGTGGACGTCTCCTACCGCCTCCCGCCGCCGGTGTTCGGCGTGGGGCTGATCGAGGCGATCTCCGATTCCACGATCGCGGCCGGCGAGGATCCCGGCGACGCGAACGCGGACGGCATCTCGGGGCGCGTGAACTGGGTGACTCCGGCCCCTTATCTGCCCGCTGACGATCCCGGTGGCGGAACGACGCCGCGCGCGGGCCGCTTTGGGCGGAAGGGGTCGGTCTCTTCCCTGGTGCAGCAGGTGACCGAGGCGTACCACCAGGACATGGGGATCACGTCGGAGTTCCGGCCGGTGGAGAACGTGAACCCGCTGGGGCCGGAGGTCGCGGCCGGCGTGGATCGCGCTCCCGAGCCCGAGGTGAGCGTGGCGAAGATCCACGATCTCGCGCAGTACATGCGCATGCTCGCGCCCCCGTCGCCGGGGGAGATGACTCCGGCGCGGGAGCGGGGGCAGACGCTGTTCGCCGGCGCGCGGTGCACGGGCTGCCACACGCCCGTGCTCCACACCGGCCCGCACGAGATCGAGGCGTTGTCGAACCGCGATGTCGCTCTGTATTCGGATCTGTTGCTGCACGACCTGGGCGACGCGCTCGCGGACAACCGGCCCGACGGGAGCGCCGACGGCCACGAGTGGCGCACGGCCCCCCTCTGGGGCATGCGCATCGCCCGGGAGTTCCTGGGCGGGCGCTTGTTGCTGCTTCACGACGGCCGCGCGCACAGCGTTGACGAGGCCGTGCGGTTTCACGGGGGAGAAGCGTCGGCCGCGCGCGATGCCTATCTCGCGATGCCGACCGCCGACAAATTGGATGTCGTCGACTTCGTGGAGTCACGATGAGATTGATCCATGGTGCGGCGCCCACGATAGGGCCGGCACACAGGAAAGGGGCGGCGCCCATGAGACGGGCGACGCCGAGCGAGGTGCCTCCCACGAGAGGGGCGGCACCCAATGGGGCGGCGCGGAAGCGAGTGGTCGGAGCCGGTCTGATGGCGGTGTGGGCTCTCGTGTCTTGGGCCACCGCTTCAGCCGGGACCACTCCCGCCGCTCCCAAGAAAATGTCTGAAACGGACCTGGCCGCGACCGAGGCCGCTCGTACGGCGTCCGCGACCGGAACCACTGCTGCCGGGACCGCGCCGGCGACCACCACGACCGCCGCGCGCACCGCCGACGCGACGCACACCGCGCCCACCCGGGTGTCTCCGCCTCGTACCGGCACCGCTCATGGCACGACCACACGCTCCGATCCCGCGACCGTCCTCGTCGTCCAGGACGAGCATGCCTTCTCGCCCGACGCCGCGCCTTACCACGGCAGCCTCGAGAACATCGCCTGGGGCGGGCACGGGGAGTTGC is a window from the Candidatus Binatia bacterium genome containing:
- a CDS encoding di-heme oxidoredictase family protein codes for the protein MASAAVAALMSAGCGKLLTTEPSAGERFDQPLDGLSNGELGDFQDGHTQFRKAFTINEGLGPIFNNVSCASCHSGDGRGKPENVLVRFSRGTDLDFSEGGPQLQDKAIPGAVAERLPSGVDVSYRLPPPVFGVGLIEAISDSTIAAGEDPGDANADGISGRVNWVTPAPYLPADDPGGGTTPRAGRFGRKGSVSSLVQQVTEAYHQDMGITSEFRPVENVNPLGPEVAAGVDRAPEPEVSVAKIHDLAQYMRMLAPPSPGEMTPARERGQTLFAGARCTGCHTPVLHTGPHEIEALSNRDVALYSDLLLHDLGDALADNRPDGSADGHEWRTAPLWGMRIAREFLGGRLLLLHDGRAHSVDEAVRFHGGEASAARDAYLAMPTADKLDVVDFVESR